A section of the Ruania halotolerans genome encodes:
- the rpsE gene encoding 30S ribosomal protein S5, whose translation MAAPQRSRTGSSAGAGGERSNERRDRRGGDNRRDADRNTYVERVVMINRVSKVVKGGRRFSFTALVVVGDGEGTVGVGYGKAKEVPAAIAKGVEEAKKNFFKVPMIQKTIPHTVQGEEAAGVVLLRPASPGTGVIAGGPVRAVLDCAGIHDVLTKSLGSANAINIVHATVAGLRALEQPEAVAARRGLPLDHVVPRALLRAQAEGRAKDSAAESGAESATKAGVA comes from the coding sequence ATGGCTGCACCGCAGCGCAGCAGGACAGGTTCGTCCGCCGGCGCCGGTGGCGAGCGCTCGAACGAGCGCCGTGACCGCCGCGGCGGTGACAACCGTCGTGACGCAGACCGCAACACCTACGTCGAGCGCGTGGTGATGATCAACCGCGTCTCCAAGGTCGTCAAGGGTGGACGGCGGTTCTCCTTCACGGCTCTTGTCGTCGTCGGCGACGGTGAAGGCACGGTCGGCGTCGGATACGGCAAGGCCAAGGAAGTACCTGCGGCCATTGCCAAGGGCGTCGAAGAGGCCAAGAAGAACTTCTTCAAGGTTCCGATGATTCAGAAGACCATCCCGCACACCGTGCAGGGTGAGGAGGCAGCCGGAGTCGTGCTGCTGCGTCCCGCCTCCCCGGGTACCGGGGTTATCGCCGGTGGTCCGGTGCGCGCCGTGCTGGACTGCGCCGGGATCCACGACGTTCTCACCAAGTCGCTGGGTTCGGCCAACGCCATCAACATCGTCCACGCCACAGTGGCGGGTCTGCGGGCGCTCGAGCAGCCGGAGGCTGTCGCCGCGCGTCGCGGACTTCCGCTCGACCACGTTGTTCCGCGAGCGCTACTGCGCGCGCAGGCAGAGGGTCGTGCCAAGGACAGTGCGGCCGAGAGCGGTGCTGAGTCGGCAACGAAGGCGGGGGTCGCCTGA
- the rplR gene encoding 50S ribosomal protein L18, which yields MAVSIKGSGKRVARARRHLRVRKRINGTTERPRLVVNRSARHIVAQLVDDTAGVTVASASTLEADVRAADGDKTAKARRVGELVAERAKSAGFAAAVFDRGGNKYHGRVAAVADGAREGGLSL from the coding sequence ATGGCTGTGTCCATTAAGGGGTCAGGCAAGCGCGTCGCACGTGCGCGTCGTCACCTGCGGGTGCGCAAGCGCATCAACGGCACCACCGAGCGCCCCCGTCTGGTGGTGAACCGGTCGGCGCGGCACATCGTCGCCCAGCTGGTTGACGACACCGCAGGAGTCACCGTGGCGTCCGCTTCCACTCTAGAGGCCGACGTACGAGCTGCTGATGGCGACAAGACCGCCAAGGCCCGCCGGGTCGGCGAACTCGTCGCTGAGCGGGCGAAGTCGGCAGGTTTCGCCGCTGCAGTGTTCGACCGTGGCGGCAACAAGTACCACGGACGGGTTGCGGCAGTCGCCGACGGCGCCCGCGAGGGAGGGCTGTCCCTGTGA